The segment CGGCAATACCCGATAAGGAATTATCACCGAAAAACAACTGCCACGACCAAACTCACTTTCGACCGTCACATGACCACCATGCAATTCGGCAATTTTTTTCACCAGGACTAAGCCCAAACCTGTCCCCGAGTAATTTCGCGAAAGTTGGCTATCAATTTGAATAAATGGTTGAAACAGATGCTCGATATCCTGCGATCGAATACCAATCCCCGTATCTTGAACCGAAAATTTAAGATTTTGGCCCTGCTCATCTAACTGAACGCTGACATCAATCCGTCCCGGCGATTCCGTAAACTTGATCGCATTACTCAGCAAATTGATCAACACCTGACGCATCCGGCGTTTATCAATTCCAATTAAATCCAACTGTTCGGCGATCGAGAAATGAATATCAATTGACTTTTCAACGGCGGATTGGCGCACGTAGTCCAAACTCGATTCACACAAGCGGCAAACATCCACCGATTGGATCTGCAATTCCAGTTTTCCCGCCTCGATTTTGGCAACCGAAAGAATATCGGTAATCAAATCGAGGAGATGACTACCACTACGGAATACCGTTTTTAAGTAGGATTTTTGGCGATGATTTAACGGACCACTAATCTCATCTAAGAGGATTTCTGATACACCTAAAATACTATTTAGCGGCGTTCTCAGCTCATGACTCATACAGGCTAAAAACTCATCCTTCAGACGCGTTGCCCGTTCCAACTCATGATTCGCCGTGAGTAATTGCGCGTGCGCCAACTTGAGCTTTTCCTCATCCAGCTTACGTGCATGAATATCAATCACAAAGCCCACAACACAGAGCGAATAACTCTCGGGATCAACAAACACATGATTGCGATCTTCAACCCAGCGATACGAGCCATTTGCATGCAGAATGCGATATTCAATGCGGAGCGGAAGGCGTTGTTCAATCGAGGTCTGCACAGACGTCTGGAACGCGACGAGATCGTCAGGATGAACCAGCGCACTCCACTCATCAAAATTACTCGGCATCGCATCTAAGCTATAGCCCAGAATTTGTTCCGTATTCGGTCCCCAGGTTGGCCGATTTCGCACGAAATTCCATTCATATAGGATCTGACCACTCGCCCAGCCCGCTGCCTCATAACGGTTCTGCAAGGTCGTGAAGGAATTGGCTTGATAAGTCCCCGGTTGACAGGCCAGATCTGCTGAAGTTGTGGATGACGGCGCAACTCGCTGAACCTCGAGCAGTTGACGATATTGCTGCGACTGGAACAACATCAAAGCCATCTGCGCACATTGCAATTCCAAAGCATTCACGACATTCTTCGATGTCACACCAACGTATCGCAGATGCAAAATACCAATTAATTGATGCTCGTAGGTCAGCGGAAAATAACTGACCGAAGACTGCTTTGCCGTATCTAAGGCATGAATTACCTGCAAACTCTGTGCCACCAGCTTCAGGGAATCCAGTGAAATGTAATCTAGCTGACTTAAACGGATAGTCGGAGAAACACTGAATGTCTTCAGATCACTCGAACCATACACCGCCACATTCCAGTCCGATTCAGTCGGCAAAAGTAAAACTGACTCAGCCGCACCGGCCAGCTCAAGTGTGATTTCCGCAAAATTTGCTAGGGCACTGACCATACAGGGTTGAGCGGCAAGATCAAGCATCATAAATTACCACAATAGAAACAAAAATTGACCGATCCAACGGCCCGTTCCAATGGACTAAAACACACCCTCAGAATCGAATCAGACAAAAATCAACCGATACCTACTACGCAATCTAATCATGTAATTATAAAGACATTAAGGATAACATGCGATTCTAATGAATGATGTGGGTAAGGGTCAAAGAATCGGGAAAAGAACGGGAAGGAGTATAGACTGATAAATCTCGTTACACATAGAATCGTCCCTATAGTGAAGCCTAGTCAACAATATACTGTTCGACGATTCCTGGAATAACTTCAAGGCTTTAGCTTCAATCAATTACTGAACCGATACGGTGATCTCACTATGTCGGTGATTTGCAATCAACACAGAGCATCGAACATTTCTAGGTCTTTACGCATAATCCCTTTCCCTAGCATCAAAATTAGTGTGCCCTCATGAAAAATATTCTCGCGCTAGTTGAGTCCCGAAAAGCCCAATTTGCCCAGTTACCAATTTTTCAATATTTGCAGGACGATCGCGTACCAGCGCGGGAGCGACTCCGCTGGACCCCCCATCTTGCACCTTTAGCGTTAGGTTTTGGTGATTTGTGGCGAGATATTCTCCGCCGAGAAACAGCAGACACTCCCTTACAAGTTCTGATTAATCGCCATGCTAGTGAGGACGAAAATCACTGGAAATGGTACATCAGTGACATGCGAAAACTGGCATTCCTTGGGGATATGCCATTCAGTGACTCACTCCATTTTCTGTGGAACGAGCAGCGACCGAAAACCCGACAGGTCTGTTTGAAAGTCGCTGGCTTGACCTATACCGCTGAACCAATTGTCGTCTTAGCCGCAATTGAAGCATTAGAAGCAACGGCGAACGTTGTATTCACCAAAACCGCCGAAATTGTGCGGGAATTACCGGACGAGCAAAAAACTGGACTACATTACTTCGGTCATGTCCATCTAATTGAGGATAGCTCCCACAGTATGTTTGAGGCCGATCGCCAAAGTATTGAGGATTTAGACCTAACCCACGCACAGGAGCTTCAAGCGGTTACCGTCGTCGAAGAAATATTTGCTTGTTTCACAGAAGCGTTTGAGGAAATCATGCTATCGGTTGAGCAGCCAACAGCAGATATTCAACCAACGCTGATTGCGGCTTAAGCCTAAGTCAAGACCACGATTCTAGTTTAGGTACGCAAAACAGCGGGCGACCGGATACAAGCGCACAACTCGCTGTTTTGCATACACCACGATCGCAATTCTGCGTTGCACATTTGAGGAGGTATGGCATTTAATGTCTCAACCCAGTTTCATCACCGATCAAGGACAAGCAAGCCATCCTCCCGA is part of the Romeriopsis navalis LEGE 11480 genome and harbors:
- a CDS encoding hybrid sensor histidine kinase/response regulator, whose translation is MMLDLAAQPCMVSALANFAEITLELAGAAESVLLLPTESDWNVAVYGSSDLKTFSVSPTIRLSQLDYISLDSLKLVAQSLQVIHALDTAKQSSVSYFPLTYEHQLIGILHLRYVGVTSKNVVNALELQCAQMALMLFQSQQYRQLLEVQRVAPSSTTSADLACQPGTYQANSFTTLQNRYEAAGWASGQILYEWNFVRNRPTWGPNTEQILGYSLDAMPSNFDEWSALVHPDDLVAFQTSVQTSIEQRLPLRIEYRILHANGSYRWVEDRNHVFVDPESYSLCVVGFVIDIHARKLDEEKLKLAHAQLLTANHELERATRLKDEFLACMSHELRTPLNSILGVSEILLDEISGPLNHRQKSYLKTVFRSGSHLLDLITDILSVAKIEAGKLELQIQSVDVCRLCESSLDYVRQSAVEKSIDIHFSIAEQLDLIGIDKRRMRQVLINLLSNAIKFTESPGRIDVSVQLDEQGQNLKFSVQDTGIGIRSQDIEHLFQPFIQIDSQLSRNYSGTGLGLVLVKKIAELHGGHVTVESEFGRGSCFSVIIPYRVLPSASLPLASRVEAVSPTQNSAVDDQAGSLILLAEDNTVNAELVVDYLEAVGYRTIVAADGEAAIELAILHQPDLMVIDIQMPKKDGLEVMRVLRSRPQLRHKPIIALTALAMPQDQDRCLQAGADAYLPKPVKLKALAQQVNQLLSSAESQTVCC